Proteins found in one Kwoniella bestiolae CBS 10118 chromosome 1, complete sequence genomic segment:
- a CDS encoding Fe-S cluster assembly protein DRE2, producing the protein MTAINGFATASSSSTSTQVVLGSMQRIEEYQNVLIELKNQGGNVQGEMVDRILDNATTLPSPPLTIHLILPLPLPTNLLSTIPPSTQLFIHLPPSHSESDLTSLHSSLANQSFTPLLPTPSSNIIAYTSPSTPSVPVPTSVPSAPTNGARPLTLKRKGDKALKAALWAIDSPLLEDGGKSLLTPEDKQRPECVFPESDGKKVKRRRACKDCTCGLKELEDQEEQQTQSAIREAQKSFFLEGDDDIPDVLRNATVGVEGVWPTEKRAEAKKTSSCGSCYLGDAFRCGSCPYLGLPPFKPGEQVKLSIADDF; encoded by the exons ATGACAGCAATCAACGGATTCGCcaccgcttcctcctcctctacctccacCCAGGTAGTGCTCGGTTCCATGCAGCGTATCGAGGAGTATCAGAATGTGTTGATTGAGTTGAAAAACCAGGGAGGTAACGTACAGGGAGAGATGGTAGATCGTATTTTGGATAATG CTACAACCCTCCCATCACCACCTCTGACCATCCACCTAATCCTCCCTCTACCCCTTCCCACAAACCTCCTCTCGAccatcccaccttccacccaaCTATTCATCCACCTACCCCCCTCCCACTCCGAATCGGACCTCAcatccctccattcctcccttGCCAACCAATCATTCACCCCGCTCCTACCCACCCCATCAAGTAACATCATTGCctatacctctccctccacaCCTTCCGTACCAGTCCCAACCTCCGTCCCCTCGGCTCCAACCAACGGAGCGAGACCTCTGACATTGAAGAGAAAAGGCGACAAAGCGCTCAAAGCGGCCTTATGGGCCATTGATTCCCCCCTTCTTGAAGATGGTGGTAAATCCCTCTTAACTCCAGAGGACAAACAGCGCCCGGAATGTGTATTCCCAGAGAGTGACGGTAAGAAGgtcaagaggaggagagcaTGTAAGGATTGTACCTGTGGActgaaggagttggaggatcaggaggaaCAACAAACTCAAAGTGCTATAAGGGAGGCTCAGAAGTCCTTTTTCcttgagggtgatgatgatatacctgaTGTACTGAGGAATGCTACGGTTGGAGTGGAGGGTGTATGGCCCACTGAGAAGAGGGCGGAGGCAAAGAAGACTAGTAGTTGTGGGAGCTGTTATTTGGGGGATGCGTTTAGGTGTGGGAGTTGTCCTtatcttg GTTTACCACCGTTCAAACCTGGTGAACAAGTCAAGCTGTCCATCGCGGACGATTTCTAA